CGCAAACAACCTGAGCCCGTTGTTGTAACGCTGACGAACCAGCTGGATTCCATCAGCTACACCATCGGGAACGACCTTGGGGAAATGCTGAAAGGCCAGGGCCTGGATTCACTGAACCTGAAACTTTTATTCACCGCCATTGAAGATCATTACGCCGGCAAAACGCCGCTGATCTCGGCAGAACAGGGAAAAATGAGCGTAACACAATATTTGCAAAAGCTGAAAGCGGAAAAAGCGGAAAAGAACAAAGCGGCCGGACAGGAGTTCCTCGCGCAGAACAAAATCAAACCGGGCGTTGTAACGCTGCCCAGCGGCCTTCAGTACCAGGTCGTGCAGGAAGGCACCGGTCCCAAGCCCACTGCGCAGGACAGGGTGAAAGTGCATTATCGCGGCATGCTGATAGACAGCACTACTTTCGACAGCTCTATAGACCGCGGCGAACCATTGACCATCGGGGTATCCGGGGTGATCAAGGGATGGACCGAAGCGCTGCTGCTGATGCCCGTCGGCTCCAAATGGAAGTTGTTCATACCGTCTGAATTAGGCTATGGCGAACGCCAGGCCGGTGCAAAGATATCACCGAACAGTACGCTCATATTTGACGTGGAGCTGCTGGAGATCGTGACAGGTCAATAACCGCACAATATTAAAAAGGCGTATCAAAAGCAAGCTGATCAGGCCGGGCATCGCGCAAGCGGGCTCCTTCCGATCATTACTTTTGATACGCCTTTCTCTTTTAAAAGCCTCTTTCCTCAACATCTCTATTCATACCCCGGGTTCTGGTACGCCCGTTTCTGCGCGTCATCCATCGGCTGACCGTTCACCGTGGTCAGATCGATCTGCAACTGCGGAACGGGCCGCAGCTTGTGATGCGGTGCAAGTCCCGTTGCATCTTTGTTGAACAGCGTAGTGCGGTCGAACAATGTTTCCGTCCGCACCAGGTCTTCCCAACGGTACAGCTCCCCGCACAGCTCACGCGTTCTTTCATTCAGCATGAAATGAATAAAACGGTCTTCCGTAGACGTTACGGAAGGGGGATAATTTTCACTGGCCGCATTGGTCATGAATAACGCATTCGTGGCGGTCAGCTGCGGATACGTGCTGTTCTCATCGTCGTAAGCGCCCCCGTCGAACATCCAGTAATGCGGGTCTTTAGGCTCACCATCGCGGTATGCCGCGCGGCGCCTGATCTCGTTAACATAAAACAATGCCCTTACATAATCGCCTTTCCTGCCATACGCTTCCGCCGCAATAAGATATGTTTCACCGAGACGGGCCAGTATGCCGTTGCGCACACCGCGTTCCTCATTGAAATTGCTGGTCACCCTTACCGGGTCCATGAATTTATCGAGCGACAGGTATTTGTTGTTATTGAACCCTTCCAGCAAAGTGTTGCTGGCGTCCAGGTAATAACGGGCGAACACCAGGTAGCGATATTGCGCGCGTTGCGCCATGGTGAGCGGCGTTGCCGGGGTATTCATCACAAACAGCGCGGCAGTGTCGCCCAGCGCCACTTTGGGCTTTCCTACCAGCGAGGGGTCAGGAGCGTCCGCGGCGGTAAAAAGCGGCCGGTTGGCGGGGATGGTATTGGCGTAATAAGTTGTTCTGAAACTCTTGTAAAAACGGGAATCATTTCTGCGGTCAAAAAGATCCAGCGTATAGTCAGAAGGCGCAAGGCGGCGGAAGGGCCTGCCATTCCAGTTATCAGCCGTTCTGATCACACCGGGGATGCCGGCATCGTACTGCATGAGAAAATATTCATGCACCCGGTTCCCTGCGCCGGCGAGGTTCTGGTTGTCGCTGAACTGTGCGGCAAAGATCACTTCCTTGCTGTTATTGGCCGCCTGTATGTTGCCGATCTCTCCGGAAGGGATGCTGCTGGAGCCGTTGTAATTGTATGGCGGCTGGCCATCGGACCCTATGGGGGTGATGCTGGGCCTCGGGTGCCCCTTTACATATAC
This genomic stretch from Chitinophaga sp. XS-30 harbors:
- a CDS encoding FKBP-type peptidyl-prolyl cis-trans isomerase produces the protein MLTAQTAFSQRKKKSRKQPEPVVVTLTNQLDSISYTIGNDLGEMLKGQGLDSLNLKLLFTAIEDHYAGKTPLISAEQGKMSVTQYLQKLKAEKAEKNKAAGQEFLAQNKIKPGVVTLPSGLQYQVVQEGTGPKPTAQDRVKVHYRGMLIDSTTFDSSIDRGEPLTIGVSGVIKGWTEALLLMPVGSKWKLFIPSELGYGERQAGAKISPNSTLIFDVELLEIVTGQ
- a CDS encoding RagB/SusD family nutrient uptake outer membrane protein; the encoded protein is MQKYILLLTASLVVIYSTSCKKFIEEDLVSTLTYDHYNTDQGLEDLVRSAYAPVKWKFENEQSYALHNFGVDEFILGDQFNHSYLNTYDAGLNSSTGFLNGMWTNNYNGINRCNLGLERIAAYSNPASSLLGTEAQRNQRMGELYFLRGLYYFQLVQQFGGVPLVLQSSSGVRTDFARAPVPQIYEVIISDLRNASNMLSPTEAAEGRATKGAADHFLAKTYLTRGSAVTEARGQKATDMDSAAYYAEQVINDGVFVLETDYKNLWNGVYVKGHPRPSITPIGSDGQPPYNYNGSSSIPSGEIGNIQAANNSKEVIFAAQFSDNQNLAGAGNRVHEYFLMQYDAGIPGVIRTADNWNGRPFRRLAPSDYTLDLFDRRNDSRFYKSFRTTYYANTIPANRPLFTAADAPDPSLVGKPKVALGDTAALFVMNTPATPLTMAQRAQYRYLVFARYYLDASNTLLEGFNNNKYLSLDKFMDPVRVTSNFNEERGVRNGILARLGETYLIAAEAYGRKGDYVRALFYVNEIRRRAAYRDGEPKDPHYWMFDGGAYDDENSTYPQLTATNALFMTNAASENYPPSVTSTEDRFIHFMLNERTRELCGELYRWEDLVRTETLFDRTTLFNKDATGLAPHHKLRPVPQLQIDLTTVNGQPMDDAQKRAYQNPGYE